CGTCGGCGATCTCGTCCTCGATCTGCTCGCGCTTCTTCGCGTCCGCCAGCGGCGCGGCCGAGTCCTTCGCCTCGGTCCACAGGAAATGCTCCATCAATTCGCCGGCCTCGGCGGCGAGCGCCATGCTGAGGTTTTTCGGCGAGTGAAACTGCTCCCAGTCGCGCTCCCGGGCAAAGGCCAGCACCCGCGCCCGGATCTCCCCCACCGTGGTCTGTGCATCGCTCATTGGCTTCATGGTTCGACCCTGCCGCCGAAACTGTTCCGGTGCAAGATTCGCCGCGATGACACGGTTGGCATGCTTCCGGCTTAAGATGTCACTTGAGGAACCGATGCTCCTGTGCATCCTCTTCATCACTCAACCCATGGCACCCGCCACTCCAGTCAAAGCCAACGCCGGCGCTTCGTTCACGAAGGCCGCCATGGGCTTTGACCTGCGCCGACAGGCGCAGCAGCAGTGTGCCCACGTGTCCATTTGGGTTAATAAACACACCGCTGCGGGCTGCCTGGCCTGACGCGATACCCCACCAAGGTAATCGCCCCCATCCAGGAGACCCGCCGGTGAAAACCGACGAGCCCGCCCGCGCGCGCCCATCCCTTTCCCCTCCCCTACCACCCGATTTTCCGTCCCATGCATACGATCATCCACCGCAACCAGCACCTGAGTTTTCCCGGCACCAAGCCTGTGGCCGAGTTCCGCTCGCCGCACTACGAGTGCCTGGATCTGCCGCAGTCCCTCAAGCTCGCCATCTACGTCCCCGGCGTGGACGCGCACGGCGTCGAGGTGACCACGCAGGGCTCGGACCTGATCATCACCGCCCGCAAGGCGCAGCACGTGCGCGCCAACTGGCAGGCCTTGCACCTCGAGAGCGTGCAGCGCGACTACCAGCTCAAGCTGCGCCTGGGCGCGGGTTACGACTTTGATTCGCTGCGTGCCTTTATCGCCAAGGGCGTGCTCACCATCGCGCTGCCGAAGCGCCGGCCGGCTCTGGCCAGCCTTCCCGCCCGGCAGCGCCAGGTGGCATAGTCCCGAGCGACTCCCGCCCGTGCGCCGCGCTCCGGCGCACGGGCTTATTTTCCCCGAAGTTTCCGGAACTATTTCCGCGCTTCCGGGTTCTTAAGTTAAGAACCCCGGCCCTGACCCGGCCGCCCCAAGAAACCATGAACTACTTCCCGCACCCCTCCCCCAAGCGTCCCGCCGCCACGGCCGGCCTGCTTGCGTCCGTGCGGCAGACGCTCACCCGCGACATCAGTTGGGACCGCCCCGTCTTCAAGGCGCCGGCCCTGCCGAATCCGCGCGTCGTGTTCGATCCCCTGCCGTTCACGGCCACCCGGCCCGCCCCGATCCGCGTGCACCGCGGCTGAACCCCGGCGCGGCCCGACCCGCGTTCACTTCTCCGGCACCAGCCACGCGCAGGTCGCGACCGCCCCCGCATCCACGCGCAGGCGTTCGAGCAATGCCGGCAGCACGCTGCGGAACTCCTGTTCGATCTGCCACGGCGGATTGAGCACGAGCAGCCCGCTGCCTTTCATCCGCAGCTGCGAGCCGTCGCCCGCGATGTTGAGTTCCGCAAAGAGCGCCGGCACGGCCAGCGATTTGAGTGCTCCCTGAAAAGCATCCGTCCTGGCCCGCTCGGTAATCGGATACCAGATCGCAATGACCGCGCCCGGCAGGCGGCGCACCGCCTCGGCCACGCCGCGCTCGATGTCGCTGAACTCCCCTTTGCTTTCGAACGGCGGGTCGATGAGCACCAGCGCGCGCTTCTCCGGTGGCGGCAGCTGGGCCTTGAGCCCCGTGTAGCCGTCGAGCGCCAGCACCTTCACGCCCTTCTCCCGGGCAAACTCGAAGTCCAGGGCCTCGGCCTCCTCCGCGCGCAGCTCGCACAGGACCATGCGATCCTGCGGGCGCATCAGCAGGCGCGCCAGCCACGGCGATCCCGGATAAAACTGCAGCGCGTCTGCCGGCCCGCCTTTGCGCTCATTGAACCGATTCACCAGAGCAAGGTAGTCGTTGACCGCCGCCGGCAGTCCGGACGCCCCCCACAGCCGCCCGATGCCGGCCGGATGCTCGGGTTCGCGCTCGCGTCCATCGGGCAGCACCGAGGGCAGCATCAGGTCGTAGCCGCCCCGCCCCGCGTGGGTGTCGAGGTAGAGAAATCCCTTCTCCTTGCGCTGCATCGCCCGGATCAGCTGGAGCAGGAGCACGTGCTTGAACACGTCGGCGTAGTTGCCGGCGTGATAGTGGTGGCGGTAGTTCATCCGACCGGCACCTTCACGACCGTTTTGCGCACGAGTCCGGCCTCGCGCCAGCGCAGTGACGGCATGTGCCCGTCTTCCGGGAAAAACACGGCGAGATCGCCCGCGCGCATCCGCAGCACCGATGCCACGGCGGTATCCGCGTATTTGACCAGATCGCGCTCCGCCTGAAAAGGCTGGCTCACGACCAGGCGGGAAACGTCCTCAACCTCCATCAATTCCTCGCCCGCCACGATCACCTGCACGTCGGCGTATTTGCGGTGCGACTCGAAGAATCCGTCGGGCCGCAATCGGGGCTCGTACACCTGTTCCAAGGCAAAGGCGCCGCCGCTCAATTCCACGCGCTCGGTCACCCCCGCCGCGATCCGGCCGATCCGCGCGTGCGCCTCCGAGCCCGCCTGCAAGACATCCGCCACATAGGTCAGCGCCGCCGCAAAGCGCGCATCGCCCGCCAGTTGGTTTTGCACCGCCGCCAAGGGTCCGAAGATAGCCATGGGGCCTAGCAGATTGCTCCCGCCCGGGGCTGGCAAGTCTTCACCCCGGGCCACCCGCCGGGCGGCACCCGCCCCGAATCCTGTCTTCGTGGGCATACGCTTGCCGGTGTGACGATGGTCGGATTTGGCTGGCGTCGGCGCGCCTCCCGACGCGACGCGCAAGCACTGAGCCGGCGGCAGGGCCGAAAGACCCGGTCCGGCCCTGCGCACGCCGCCTCCAGAGCGGAATGCGCCTTGCTCAGGCAAGTGGGACCAATTATGCTCTATATCGCCATGAGACCACGCCTCCTGCGTATTCTGCTCGTCGCAGGGCTTTGCCTTGCTGTTGGTGATCTGCTGCAAGGCCAGACGATCGTCTGGTCCGGCGCCGGCAACCGCTTTGTCACGGGCTCCAACTGGGTTGGCGGCGTCGCCCCGGGCTCCACCAACACGGCGCAATTCGGCAACCACGCCGGTGCGACCACCATCATGGTCAACTCTGCCACGATCAATCATCTCGAGTTCACCGCCACCCGCCCGGCCACCCACAATTTCTCCTACGACGATGGCACCGCTATCCTTACGCTGAACGGCAATTTCACGGCCCAGGGCACGGGCTCGGCTTCCGCCATTAATTTCTACCTCAACAGCTTCAACCAAGTGGATCTCGCCCTGCCGAATGGCGAACACCTATTCGACATCGGAGCGCTGACAACCGTGACGATCGCCAGCGTCGTCAGCGGCACCGGCCACCTGTCCAAGGTCGGAGCGGGCACTCTCGTGCTCACCGGTACAAACACGCTCAATTACAACGGCGTGGGCGGCTTCAATAACGGTGTGGCCGTGGACGGTGGCACCCTCGAACTCAACGGCGGCTCGATCACCCAGTCCAGCCAGGACATCATCGTGGGTTCCGTGCCCGGTGGCACTGGCACCCTGCTCGTCTCCAACGGTGGCGATGTCACGGCCAATTATGGCGTGGCCGGCAACGACAGCAGCACCAACGGCACCATCACCGTCACCGGCGCCGGCAGCACGTGGACCAACTCCCAGGGCATGGCGCTCGGTTATCTCGGTTCCGGTACCTTGAACGTCCTCGCTGGCGGCACGGTCAACACCACCGGCTCCGGCTCCGACCACAGCTACCTCGGCCTGCAGTCCGGCACCACGGGCACGGCCACCGTGTCCGGCACCGGCAGCGCTTGGACCACGCCGAATGATCAGCTGATCATCGGTGGCGGCGGCACCGGCAACCTGACCGTCAGCGCCGGCGGCCTCGTCACCAACACGTCCGGCTCCGTTGGTTTGAATGCCGGTGGCAACGGTACCGTCACCGTGAACAACGGAACCTGGACCAACTCCGCCGAGCTGCTTGTCGGCAATTCCGGCACCGGCTCGCTGGCCATTTCCAATGGCGGCGACGTCACCAACACTTACAGCTACATCGCCACGCAATCCGGCAGCAACGGCTCCGTCACCGTGGACGGCGCCGGCAGCACCTGGGTCAACTCCGGCCTGCTCGCCGTGGGCCAGGGCGGCACGGGCGGCCTTTCCATCACCAACGGCGGCGTGGTGAGCAACACCTTTGGCGAGATCGGTTACAGCACCGGCAGCACCGGCACGGTCCTCGTGTCCGGCACGGGCAGCATCTGGACCAACTCGAACACGGTGAACGTGGGCAACGCCGGGACCGGCACCCTAACCTTGGCCAGTGGTGGCGTCATCAACGTCAATGCCGGCGCCGGTAACATCAATCTCGGCGCCTCCGGCGGCTCAGGAACGCTTAACCTCGGTGCGCCCGCCGCGAGCGCCGCCGCCGCGGGCGGCATCGCCAATGCGGCCTCCATCACCGGTGGCACCGCCGGCACCCTGCAGTTCAAGACCACCGCCACGAGCGGGACTCCTTACTACCTGACCAAGGACGGGACTTCCGGTGGCACGGCAGTCACCGTTGCAGGTTCAACTTCCGTCGTGAACACCGCCGGCTACACGGTCCTCGGCAGCGCCAACACCTACACCGGAGCCACGACCGTCAATGGCGGCACCCTCGTGGTCACTGCGCTGGCCAACGGCGGCAGCTCGAGCAGCATCGGCTCCTCCTCCAGCGCCGCGGCCAACCTTGTCCTCAACGGCGGCACCCTGCGCTACACCGGCGGCAACGGCAGCACCGACCGCCTGTTCACGCTTGGCGTGAATGGCGGCACGCTGGACATCTCCAACGCCACTGCGGCCGGCGGCTTCACCTTCGGCAATACCGGCAGCGTCGCCCTCACCGGCACCAACACGGCCCGCACCCTCAGCCTCGCCGGCACCCCGGGCTACAGCTCCACAGTCTATTTCAATTCCCAGCTCGGCGACAACGGCACGGGCGCCACCTCGGTTGTCGCCCTCGACGGTTCCTTCTGGCGGTTCTCCGCCGCCAACACCTACTCGGGCGGCACCACCGTCAATAGCGGCGGCTTCCTGATCGCAATCAACACCGCCGGCTCGGCCACCGGCTCGGGGAACATCACGGTCAACAGCGGCGGCCGCCTCGGCCTCGGCTCCAACAGCCCCGATGGCGCCATCAGCGGCAACATCGCGGTTACGGGCACCGGCACGGTCGAATTCAACCGCTCCACCGCCTACACCTATGCCGGGGTCATCTCCGGCACCGGCTCGGTCCTCCACACCGGCACCGCCGGCAACATCACGCTCACCGGCGCCAACACCTACACCGGCGGCACCACCATCAACGGCACCATGCGGATCGGCTCCGGTGGCACCACCGGGTCCATCGTGGGCAATGTCACCAACAACGGCACCCTGATCTTTGACCGCAGCGACGCCAGCGCCTTTAGCGGCAACATTTCCGGCACGGGCAGCCTGTTCAAGCAGAGCGCGGGAGCCATCACTCTCTCCGGCACCCACACCTATGCCGGCGGCACGACAATCACCAACGGCTCCATGAATCTGACCGGTTCAATCAGTCACGGAACCACAGATTTTCTGATCAATGGCAACGGCACCGCTCCCGCTCTAAACATCTCGGGCGGTGGCGATCTGACGGCCGACCGCCTGCGGCTCGGCATCACCAGCAGCAGCTTCACCGGCCTGGCCACGGTGGACGGCGCCGGCAGCACCTTGACCGCCAACACCTACCTCTACGTCGGCGAAGCCGGGCAGGGTTCGCTCTATGCCATCAACGGTGGCAGCATTGGCAGCGCCAACACCTCCATCGGCAACAACACCGGCGGCGATGGTGGAGTTTTCGTCAGCGGCGCAGGCAGCACCCTCAGCAATACCAGCACCCTCTACGTCGGCAGCGCTGGCACGGGTTTTGTCGAAATCTCGGGCGGCGGCCTCGTCAGCAACAACTCCGCCTCCATCGGCAACAACCCCGGCGGCGACGGTTCGGTTTACATGGACACCGGCGGCACCTGGACGACCATCGGCAACATTGTCATTGGCAATGCCGGGACCGGCGACCTGTCGATTTACGGCGGAGCTTCTGCCTCCGCCGCCACCGCCACGATCGCTTCCTTGAACGGTGTGGTCGGCATCCTCAGCGTCAACGATGCTGGCTCCACTTTTACCACCAGCGGCAATCTGGTCGTCGGCGGTTCCGGTGACGGCATCCTCGAGATCGCCAACGGGGCCGATGTCGTCACCGGCGGCAGCAATGCGGTGCTCGCCAACACCACCGGCAGCACCGGCACGCTGGATCTCCGCGGCGCCGGCAGCACCTGGTCCATCGCCGGCAGCAGCCTCTACCTCGGCAACAATGCGGTCGGCGAGGCCTACCTCACCGCCTCGGGCCTTCTGTCCGTGGGCGCCGGCAGCGGCACCGTTTACCTGGCCAACAACCCCGGGAGCAGCGGCTCGCTTTACTTCGGCATCTACAGCGGTGAGGGCGGTGATCTCGCGGGCATCCTCAACGCCGCCGCCATCACGACGCCCGGCGGCACCGGCAAGGTGTATTTCCAATCCTACGGCTCGACCAGCAGCGCTCCCTTTTATCTGACCAAGGACGGTACCGTCGCCGGCGCGGCGGTCACCATCGGCGGTTCCACCTCGGTCGAGCATGACATCGGCTATACGGTGCTCAGCGGCGCCAATACCTACACCGGCGGCACCACGATCTCCGGCGGCACCCTTGTGATGGGCAGCAATTCCGCCCTCGGCACCGGCAGCGTTACGCTGAATGGCGGCACCCTCAGCGTGGCCTCCGGCATCACCTTCGGCAACGCGCTGAACATTGGTGTGAGCGGCGGCCGGATCGGCGGCACGGGCACCTTCTCCAGCCCGCTCACCCTGGGCAACGGCGTGAAGATCGCCCCCGGCAACTCGCCCGGCACCATCAACTTTACCTCCGGCCTCACGCTCAACGACGGCGGCATCCTCGAGATCGAGATCCGCGCCCCCTCCGGCACGCCGGGCACCGACTGGGATTTCGTCAACGTCACCGGCACGCTCAACCTCTCCGGGCTCACCACCGGCGGCTACACCCTCAAGGCGATCTCCCTCGATCTTCTGGACAACCAGGGTCAGCCCGTCAGCGGGCTGGTCGGCCCGACCTCCTGGACGATTGCCACCGCCTCAACCGGCATCACCGGCTTCGAGGCCGCCGACTTTGTGTTCGATCTTTCCCAGTTTCATGGCGGCGGTTTCTTCAACCTCTCCCAGTCCGGCAACAACCTGCTGCTGAACTTCACGCCCGTGCCCGAACCCTCGACCTACGCGCTGATGCTCGGCGGCCTCGCCCTCGCCGGCCTCCAATGGCGCCGCCGGCGCGCGGCCGGGCGGGATCGCTGATCCCGCCCTCCACGTCACTCCAAGGCCTGCGCCTTGCCCACGAGGCCGAGGAACTCGCTCCGGTATCCGCCGGCATCGCCGCCCAGTCCTTCGCGGCCCCAGGCCGAGACCTCCGCCAGCGTGAGCGTGCCCTTGTGCGGCGAATCGCGCAGGGCCATGCCGAAGGCCGCGACCGCGGCGGCGAACTTGAAGTCCTGGCTCGCGTCCGCAAAGCGCGTGCCGGCGTCGCGCAGCGGAAACTCCAGCTTGCTGCTCGTGTCGCCGGCGGGCTCCTTGTAGCGCACCTTCACCGTCAGCAGCTCGCCGCTGACCGCCGTCTTCCGCCCGCTGTCCTCTGTCTTCTGATACTTTAGCTCGTCCACCGCGGGGGTCGCTCCTGCGCCCGGCAGCTCCGCGCCGGCCGGGACCACCTCGTAGAGGGCCGTCACCGTGTGCCCGGCGCCAATCTCGCCTGCATCCACCTGGTCGTTGTTGAAATCCTCCTTGGCCAGCAGGCGGTTCTCGTAGCCGATGAGCCGGTAGGCGGCCACCTGCGCCGGGTTGAACTCCACCTGGATCTTCACGTCCTTGGCGATGGTCACCAGCGTGCCGCCGGCCTGCTCGACCAGCGTCTTCTTCGCCTCGGCCAGCGAATCGATGTAGGCGTAGTTTCCGTTCCCCTTGTCCGCGATCTGCTCGAGCGTGCCGTCCTTCAGGTTGCCCATGCCGAAACCGAGCACGCTCAGGAACACGCCGCTCTTCGCCTTTTCGCCGATGAGCCGCACCAGCTCACCCTCGCTGGTCGTGCCGACGTTGAAGTCGCCGTCCGTGGCGAGGATCACCCGGTTGACGCCGCCGGCGATGAAGTTGGCCTTCGCGATGTCGTAGGCGAGATGAATGCCCAGCGCGCCGTTGGTTGACCCACCGGCGTCGAGCCGGTCGATGGCCTCCAGGATGTCGGCCTTGCGGCTGACCGGTGTGGACGGCAGCACGAGGCCGGAAGAACCGGCATAGACTGCGATGGCCACGCGGTCATCGGCGCGCAGTTTCTCCACCAGCAGCCGCAGGGACTGCTTCACGAGCGGCAGCCTGTTGGGCGACTGCATCGAGCCCGACACATCGAGCAGGAAAACGAGATTCGCCGGCGGGCGTGCCGCATCGCTGACTTCGCGCCCCTTGAGGCCGACGCGCACCAGCCGGTGCTCGGGCGCCCACGGCGCCGAGGCGACCTCCAAACTCGCGGCAAAGGGCACGTTGCCGATCGGCTGCGGATAGTGGTAGGGGAAATAGTTCACCAGCTCCTCGATGCGCACGGCATCCGCCGGCGGACGCTGTCCCTGCGTGAGAAAGCGCCGCACGTTCGCGTAGGACGCCGTGTCCACGTCGATGGAGAAGGTGGAAAGCGGGTGATCCGCCACCCGCTGGTAGTCGTTGTCCTTGCGGTAGCCGTAGGCCTCGGTGCCGAAGTTTTCCAGCGCCGGCGCCGAAGCCGGCATCGCCGCCCAGACCGTATTCCGCGCGGCCCCGACAACGGCAATGTTGCCCCGATTGACCCCAAGGGTGACTCCGTCCGGGCCCGCCTCGCGCTTTTTGTCGGAGAAGGTCATCAACTCCATCCGGCTCTCCTCTTGGCCAATCCTCTCGCGGGGCACATCGTTGGGCGCTTCACTTTGCACCATGGCGGAATGTCGCTGCAAGGTGCCCGATCCCGGGGCCGGCGCCGTTACCCCGGCCTCATCCGCCCCTCTCAGCTTGGTCAGGTCAAACTCCTGGTATTGCCGCTTCTCCACCACCGGCTGCGTGCGCTGCCAATAGACAAAGAAGACCGCAAAACACGCCGCGGCCATGCCGCTGACCAGGTAATAGAACTGCGGAAAGCGGATGATCTTCGACTGCCTGAGGCCGCCGCCATCGAGCTTCCGCAGGTCGCCGCCAGGAAGAATCGCGGCGGGCCGCACGGCGGCAACCTCCACGGGAGCCGGCTCGCCCTCCAAGGCGCCGGTCACCAGAGCACTGGTCGCGCGGATCTCCTCCACGGCCTGCCGGGCGGCGGCGTCCTGCTGCAACAGCTTCTCAAATTCTGCGCTCTCCGCCGGCTCCATCTCGTTCAGGGCATAGGCGGTCAATCGCGGGTCATCGGGTGAAATCGGGTTTGGATGCATTCTGGATTCCTCTGGGTCGGTTGTCTGTGGTCCGTGGTCGGCGGTCTTTTACTCCGGCTGCGCGCTCATCTGGTGGCGCAGGCTCTTGATGGCGGTGTGGAGGATGAAGCCGACATTCGTCACCGACAGCGACGTGATGCGGCTGATCTCCTGGTAGCTGAAGCCGTTCTGGAATTTCAACCGGACGACTTCCTGCTGGTTGGGCGGCAGCTTTTCGATCAGCTGCAGCACGGCGGCGTGTTGCTCGGCCCGTTCCATTTTGGATCCGGGCCGGGGCTCCGCGGCGGTCAGGCGTTCGGCCTGGCCTTCGGCGAAAAGGCTCATGCGTCCCTCCTTCCGCAGCACGTCGGTGACGCGATTGCGGCAAACAGTGAACAGCCATTCCGCCACATGCCCGTCCACCTGTTCGGGTGGCTGGGCCATGAGGCGGACAAACGTGTCCTGCACCACGTCCTGCGCCCGGTCGGCATCGCCGTGGAGCAGGCGGGTGGCGTAGCGGAGCAGCGGCGCCTGATGGCGCGCGACGGCGTCGGATACGAAGGAGCTGGCAGCGGCACTGGCATGGGACTGGCGGGGTTCGTTGTTCACGCGACCTGTGCTCCTTCCACGGATGGTTGCCGGGTTTATTAGGCCCGTCGGCAAAAATATTACGCGGCGGGGGCCGCCGGTTCACCGCCCCGGCCTGTGACCTTCGTCTGCGATGGAGCGGACACAAACAGGACCTCCACCACGTTGCGCACAAATTGCTCGTCGGAAATACCTTCCTCCAGCTCCGGAGGGAGATGCGCGACGCGCCGGAAGTGTCCGGCCAGATCCCGGAAGAGCGCCAATCTGGCCTCGGGCTCGAATTCCTCCCGTCGGAGCAGCGCCTGCCTGGCCGCGTTGGCCAAGGCCGGCGGGGTGACCGTTCGCAACCTCGCGGCCACATGCTGCTGCCCCCGCAGGGAATTG
The DNA window shown above is from Oleiharenicola lentus and carries:
- a CDS encoding nucleotide pyrophosphohydrolase translates to MKPMSDAQTTVGEIRARVLAFARERDWEQFHSPKNLSMALAAEAGELMEHFLWTEAKDSAAPLADAKKREQIEDEIADVVIYALEFANIGGIDLAKAIEAKLAKNAAKYPVEKARGSAKKYTEL
- a CDS encoding Hsp20/alpha crystallin family protein, coding for MHTIIHRNQHLSFPGTKPVAEFRSPHYECLDLPQSLKLAIYVPGVDAHGVEVTTQGSDLIITARKAQHVRANWQALHLESVQRDYQLKLRLGAGYDFDSLRAFIAKGVLTIALPKRRPALASLPARQRQVA
- a CDS encoding 23S rRNA (adenine(2030)-N(6))-methyltransferase RlmJ is translated as MNYRHHYHAGNYADVFKHVLLLQLIRAMQRKEKGFLYLDTHAGRGGYDLMLPSVLPDGREREPEHPAGIGRLWGASGLPAAVNDYLALVNRFNERKGGPADALQFYPGSPWLARLLMRPQDRMVLCELRAEEAEALDFEFAREKGVKVLALDGYTGLKAQLPPPEKRALVLIDPPFESKGEFSDIERGVAEAVRRLPGAVIAIWYPITERARTDAFQGALKSLAVPALFAELNIAGDGSQLRMKGSGLLVLNPPWQIEQEFRSVLPALLERLRVDAGAVATCAWLVPEK
- a CDS encoding YhcH/YjgK/YiaL family protein; the encoded protein is MAIFGPLAAVQNQLAGDARFAAALTYVADVLQAGSEAHARIGRIAAGVTERVELSGGAFALEQVYEPRLRPDGFFESHRKYADVQVIVAGEELMEVEDVSRLVVSQPFQAERDLVKYADTAVASVLRMRAGDLAVFFPEDGHMPSLRWREAGLVRKTVVKVPVG
- a CDS encoding beta strand repeat-containing protein — protein: MRPRLLRILLVAGLCLAVGDLLQGQTIVWSGAGNRFVTGSNWVGGVAPGSTNTAQFGNHAGATTIMVNSATINHLEFTATRPATHNFSYDDGTAILTLNGNFTAQGTGSASAINFYLNSFNQVDLALPNGEHLFDIGALTTVTIASVVSGTGHLSKVGAGTLVLTGTNTLNYNGVGGFNNGVAVDGGTLELNGGSITQSSQDIIVGSVPGGTGTLLVSNGGDVTANYGVAGNDSSTNGTITVTGAGSTWTNSQGMALGYLGSGTLNVLAGGTVNTTGSGSDHSYLGLQSGTTGTATVSGTGSAWTTPNDQLIIGGGGTGNLTVSAGGLVTNTSGSVGLNAGGNGTVTVNNGTWTNSAELLVGNSGTGSLAISNGGDVTNTYSYIATQSGSNGSVTVDGAGSTWVNSGLLAVGQGGTGGLSITNGGVVSNTFGEIGYSTGSTGTVLVSGTGSIWTNSNTVNVGNAGTGTLTLASGGVINVNAGAGNINLGASGGSGTLNLGAPAASAAAAGGIANAASITGGTAGTLQFKTTATSGTPYYLTKDGTSGGTAVTVAGSTSVVNTAGYTVLGSANTYTGATTVNGGTLVVTALANGGSSSSIGSSSSAAANLVLNGGTLRYTGGNGSTDRLFTLGVNGGTLDISNATAAGGFTFGNTGSVALTGTNTARTLSLAGTPGYSSTVYFNSQLGDNGTGATSVVALDGSFWRFSAANTYSGGTTVNSGGFLIAINTAGSATGSGNITVNSGGRLGLGSNSPDGAISGNIAVTGTGTVEFNRSTAYTYAGVISGTGSVLHTGTAGNITLTGANTYTGGTTINGTMRIGSGGTTGSIVGNVTNNGTLIFDRSDASAFSGNISGTGSLFKQSAGAITLSGTHTYAGGTTITNGSMNLTGSISHGTTDFLINGNGTAPALNISGGGDLTADRLRLGITSSSFTGLATVDGAGSTLTANTYLYVGEAGQGSLYAINGGSIGSANTSIGNNTGGDGGVFVSGAGSTLSNTSTLYVGSAGTGFVEISGGGLVSNNSASIGNNPGGDGSVYMDTGGTWTTIGNIVIGNAGTGDLSIYGGASASAATATIASLNGVVGILSVNDAGSTFTTSGNLVVGGSGDGILEIANGADVVTGGSNAVLANTTGSTGTLDLRGAGSTWSIAGSSLYLGNNAVGEAYLTASGLLSVGAGSGTVYLANNPGSSGSLYFGIYSGEGGDLAGILNAAAITTPGGTGKVYFQSYGSTSSAPFYLTKDGTVAGAAVTIGGSTSVEHDIGYTVLSGANTYTGGTTISGGTLVMGSNSALGTGSVTLNGGTLSVASGITFGNALNIGVSGGRIGGTGTFSSPLTLGNGVKIAPGNSPGTINFTSGLTLNDGGILEIEIRAPSGTPGTDWDFVNVTGTLNLSGLTTGGYTLKAISLDLLDNQGQPVSGLVGPTSWTIATASTGITGFEAADFVFDLSQFHGGGFFNLSQSGNNLLLNFTPVPEPSTYALMLGGLALAGLQWRRRRAAGRDR
- a CDS encoding VWA domain-containing protein is translated as MHPNPISPDDPRLTAYALNEMEPAESAEFEKLLQQDAAARQAVEEIRATSALVTGALEGEPAPVEVAAVRPAAILPGGDLRKLDGGGLRQSKIIRFPQFYYLVSGMAAACFAVFFVYWQRTQPVVEKRQYQEFDLTKLRGADEAGVTAPAPGSGTLQRHSAMVQSEAPNDVPRERIGQEESRMELMTFSDKKREAGPDGVTLGVNRGNIAVVGAARNTVWAAMPASAPALENFGTEAYGYRKDNDYQRVADHPLSTFSIDVDTASYANVRRFLTQGQRPPADAVRIEELVNYFPYHYPQPIGNVPFAASLEVASAPWAPEHRLVRVGLKGREVSDAARPPANLVFLLDVSGSMQSPNRLPLVKQSLRLLVEKLRADDRVAIAVYAGSSGLVLPSTPVSRKADILEAIDRLDAGGSTNGALGIHLAYDIAKANFIAGGVNRVILATDGDFNVGTTSEGELVRLIGEKAKSGVFLSVLGFGMGNLKDGTLEQIADKGNGNYAYIDSLAEAKKTLVEQAGGTLVTIAKDVKIQVEFNPAQVAAYRLIGYENRLLAKEDFNNDQVDAGEIGAGHTVTALYEVVPAGAELPGAGATPAVDELKYQKTEDSGRKTAVSGELLTVKVRYKEPAGDTSSKLEFPLRDAGTRFADASQDFKFAAAVAAFGMALRDSPHKGTLTLAEVSAWGREGLGGDAGGYRSEFLGLVGKAQALE
- a CDS encoding RNA polymerase sigma factor, coding for MNNEPRQSHASAAASSFVSDAVARHQAPLLRYATRLLHGDADRAQDVVQDTFVRLMAQPPEQVDGHVAEWLFTVCRNRVTDVLRKEGRMSLFAEGQAERLTAAEPRPGSKMERAEQHAAVLQLIEKLPPNQQEVVRLKFQNGFSYQEISRITSLSVTNVGFILHTAIKSLRHQMSAQPE